A genome region from Macaca nemestrina isolate mMacNem1 chromosome 20, mMacNem.hap1, whole genome shotgun sequence includes the following:
- the LOC105488200 gene encoding NACHT, LRR and PYD domains-containing protein 9, with amino-acid sequence MAESFFSDFGLLWYLKELRKEEFWKFKELLKQPLEKFELKPIPWAELKKASKEDVAKLLDKHYPGKQAWEVTLHLFLQIDRKDLWTKAQEEMRNKLNPYRKHMKEKFQLIWEKETCLPVPEHFYKETMKNKYKELNGAYTAAARLHTVVLEGSDGIGKTTLLRKVMLDWAEGNLWKDRFTFVFFLNVYEMNGVTETSLLELLSRDWPESSETIEDIFSQPEGILFIMDGFEHLKFNLKFKADLSDDWRRQQPTSIILSSLLQKKMLPECSLLIALGKLAMQKHYFMLQHPKLIKLSGFTESEKKSYFSYYFGEKNKALKVFNFVRDSGPLFILCHNPFICWLVCTCVKQRLERGEDLEINSQNTTSLYASFLTNVFKAGSQSFVPKVNRARLKNLCALAAEGVWTYTFVFCHEDLRRNGLSESEGLMWVDMRLLQRRGDCFTFIHLSIQEFCAAMFYLLKRPKDNPNSAIGSITQLVKATVIQPQTHLTQVGIFMFGISAEEIVSMLETSFGFPLSKDLQQEITQSLKSLSQCEADREAIGFQELFVSLFETQEKEFVTQVMNFFEEVFIYIGNIEHLVIASFCLKHCRGLTTLRMCMENIFPDDSGCASGYNEKLVYWRELCSVFITNKDFQILDMENSSLDNASLAILCKALTQPACKLRKLIFTSMLNFGHDSELFKAVLHNPHLKLLSLYGTSLSHTDVRHLCETLKHPMCKIEELILGKCDISSEDCEDVASVLACNSTLKHLSLVENSLRDEGMMLLCEALKHPHCALETLMLMYCCLTCVSCDSISQVLSCSKSLSLLDLSSNALEDHGVASLCGALKHPACSIQELWLMGCFLTSDSCKDIAAVLICNEKLKTLKLGHNEIGDAGVRQLCAALKHPNCKLEQLGLQTCPITRACCGDLAAALIACKTLRSLNLDWITLEPDAVAVLCEALSHPDCALQMLGLHKSGFDEETQKMLMSVEEKMPHLTISHEPWIDEEYKIRGVLL; translated from the exons ATAAGCTAAACCCATATAGAAAGCATATGAAGGAAAAATTTCAACTCATATGGGAGAAGGAAACCTGTCTTCCCGTCCCTGAGCATTTCTACAAAGAAACCATGAAAAATAAGTATAAAGAATTGAATGGCGCATATACTGCTGCGGCTAGACTCCACACTGTGGTCCTGGAAGGTTCCGACGGAATTGGAAAAACAACCCTTCTAAGAAAAGTGATGTTGGACTGGGCAGAGGGAAACTTATGGAAGGATAGGTTCACATTTGTGTTTTTCCTCAATGTCTATGAAATGAACGGGGTCACAGAGACCAGCTTACTGGAGCTCCTCTCCAGGGACTGGCCTGAGTCTTCAGAGACGATCGAAGACATTTTTTCCCAGCCGGAGGGAATTCTGTTCATCATGGATGGCTTTGAGCACCTGAAGTTTAACTTGAAATTTAAGGCTGACTTGAGCGATGACTGGAGGCGGCAGCAGCCAACGTCAATTATCCTGAGCAGTTTGTTGCAGAAAAAGATGCTTCCAGAATGCTCTCTGCTTATTGCCTTAGGAAAACTGGCTATGCAGAAACACTATTTTATGTTGCAGCATCCAAAACTTATAAAGCTCTCAGGATTCACTGAATCTGAAAAGAAGTCGTATTTCTCCTACTACTTTGGTGAGAAGAACAAAGCCTTGAAAGTCTTCAATTTTGTGAGAGATAGCGGACCGCTGTTTATCTTGTGCCATAATCCCTTTATATGCTGGTTGGTCTGTACTTGCGTGAAACAGAGGCTAGAGAGGGGAGAAGACCTTGAAATAAACTCCCAAAACACCACCTCTTTATATGCATCCTTCTTAACAAATGTATTCAAAGCAGGAAGTCAGAGTTTTGTGCCTAAGGTGAACAGAGCCCGACTAAAAAACCTGTGTGCTTTGGCTGCAGAGGGAGTATGGACATACACATTCGTATTTTGCCATGAGGATCTCCGGAGGAATGGGTTATCTGAGTCTGAGGGCTTGATGTGGGTGGATATGAGACTTCTCCAACGGAGAGGGGACTGTTTTACCTTCATCCATCTGAGTATCCAAGAGTTTTGTGCCGCCATGTTTTATTTGCTCAAACGACCCAAAGACAATCCTAACTCGGCCATTGGAAGCATAACTCAGCTTGTAAAAGCAACTGTGATTCAGCCTCAAACCCACTTGACCCAGGTGGGGATATTCATGTTTGGAATTTCAGCAGAAGAAATTGTCAGCATGCTGGAGACATCCTTTGGTTTTCCACTGTCAAAAGACCTACAGCAGGAAATAACCCAATCCCTTAAAAGTTTAAGTCAATGTGAAGCTGATAGGGAAGCCATAGGCTTCCAGGAATTATTCGTTAGTTTATTTGAAACTCAGGAAAAAGAATTTGTAACACAAGTGATGAATTTCTTTGAAGAAGTGTTCATTTATATTGGTAACATAGAACATTTGGTAATAGCTTCATTCTGCCTGAAGCATTGTCGAGGTTTAACGACACTTCGCATGTGTATGGAGAATATCTTTCCGGATGACTCAGGATGCGCCTCAGG TTACAATGAGAAGCTCGTCTACTGGCGGGAGCTTTGCTCAGTGTTCATTACCAACAAGGACTTCCAGATATTAGACATGGAAAACAGCAGCCTCGACAACGCCTCCCTGGCAATTCTTTGCAAAGCGCTGACTCAGCCTGCTTGTAAACTCCGAAAACTCAT ATTTACTTCTATGCTTAACTTTGGACATGATTCAGAATTGTTTAAGGCAGTTCTTCACAACCCTCACCTGAAGCTTCTGAGCCTGTACGGCACCAGCCTCTCCCATACTGACGTCAGGCACCTGTGTGAGACGCTGAAACATCCAATGTGCAAGATAGAAGAGCTGAT ACTGGGAAAGTGTGACATTTCCAGTGAAGATTGTGAGGACGTCGCCTCTGTCCTGGCCTGCAACAGCACGCTGAAACACCTCTCCTTGGTAGAAAATTCCTTGAGGGACGAAGGAATGATGTTGCTATGTGAAGCCCTGAAGCACCCACACTGTGCCCTGGAGACGCTGAT GTTGATGTACTGCTGTCTCACCTGTGTCTCCTGTGACTCCATCTCCCAAGTCCTCTCGTGCAGTAAGTCCCTGTCCCTCCTCGATCTGAGCTCAAATGCCCTGGAAGATCATGGAGTGGCGTCTCTGTGTGGAGCGCTGAAGCACCCGGCCTGCAGCATACAGGAGCTGTG GTTGATGGGTTGTTTCCTTACTTCCGATTCCTGTAAGGACATTGCTGCTGTTCTTATTTGCAATGAAAAACTAAAGACCCTGAAACTTGGGCATAATGAAATAGGAGATGCTGGTGTCAGACAGTTATGTGCAGCTTTGAAGCATCCTAACTGTAAATTAGAGCAACTTGG TCTGCAAACATGTCCGATCACCCGTGCCTGCTGTGGTGACCTCGCCGCGGCACTCATTGCCTGCAAAACACTGAGGAGCCTGAACCTCGACTGGATTACCTTGGAACCTGATGCGGTGGCGGTGCTGTGTGAGGCACTGAGCCACCCGGACTGTGCCCTGCAGATGCTGGG GCTGCACAAATCTGGCTTTGATGAAGAAACTCAGAAGATGCTGATGTCTGTGGAAGAAAAAATGCCCCACCTGACCATTTCACACGAACCCTGGATTGACGAGGAATACAAGATCAGGGGTGTGCTCCTCTGA